In Sphingomonas crocodyli, a genomic segment contains:
- a CDS encoding DUF3089 domain-containing protein — MLARRFLYIIAGIIALILAFGIAWSLFQEPLMRMAFVPGEPFEAPAAATAPDYAKPEAWIARPDLKTDPSRWLPKGATLPKDRPVAVFYVPPTTYFSKAHWNAPINDADSREWLTLFTQSEASAFNGVGEVWAPRYRLATLGAFLTDKPDAQKAFDLAYGDVVRAFDAFLAQIPADRPILLAAHSQGSVHLMRLMHAKMADTPIAKRIVAAYLVGWPISVEADVPALGIPACANPGEANCLITWQSYAEPADQHQIRTIFESGKGYTGQPRKGTHMLCVNPLTGAQGATPALPTANRGSLIPDKAVKSFTFAASGVGARCDANGALLIGAPPEGYGSYIMPGNNYHVFDYALFWSNIRADAAARAKSFLAR, encoded by the coding sequence TTGCTCGCCCGCCGCTTCCTTTACATCATCGCCGGCATCATCGCTTTGATCCTCGCCTTCGGGATCGCGTGGAGCCTGTTTCAGGAGCCGTTGATGCGGATGGCCTTCGTGCCGGGCGAGCCGTTCGAGGCGCCTGCCGCCGCCACCGCTCCCGATTATGCGAAGCCCGAAGCCTGGATCGCGCGGCCCGATCTGAAGACCGATCCGTCGCGCTGGCTGCCCAAGGGGGCGACGCTGCCGAAGGACCGGCCGGTCGCGGTCTTCTACGTTCCGCCCACCACCTATTTCAGCAAGGCGCACTGGAACGCCCCCATCAACGATGCGGATTCGCGCGAGTGGCTGACCCTGTTCACGCAGAGCGAGGCCAGCGCGTTCAACGGCGTCGGCGAAGTCTGGGCGCCGCGCTATCGCCTCGCGACGCTGGGCGCCTTCCTGACCGACAAGCCCGATGCGCAGAAGGCGTTCGATCTGGCCTATGGCGACGTCGTCCGCGCGTTCGACGCGTTTCTGGCGCAGATTCCCGCCGACCGCCCGATCCTGCTCGCCGCACATAGCCAGGGCAGCGTTCACCTGATGCGGCTGATGCACGCCAAGATGGCGGACACGCCGATCGCGAAGCGGATCGTCGCGGCCTATCTGGTCGGCTGGCCGATCTCGGTCGAGGCCGACGTGCCGGCGCTGGGCATCCCCGCCTGCGCGAACCCGGGTGAGGCGAACTGCCTGATCACCTGGCAAAGCTACGCCGAACCCGCCGATCAGCATCAGATCCGCACGATCTTCGAAAGCGGCAAGGGCTATACCGGCCAGCCGCGCAAGGGCACGCATATGCTGTGCGTCAATCCGCTGACGGGCGCACAGGGGGCCACGCCCGCCCTCCCTACCGCCAATCGCGGATCGCTGATTCCCGACAAGGCGGTGAAGAGCTTCACCTTCGCGGCCTCCGGGGTCGGTGCGCGCTGCGACGCCAATGGCGCGCTGCTGATCGGGGCGCCGCCGGAGGGCTATGGCAGCTACATCATGCCCGGCAACAACTACCATGTGTTCGATTACGCCCTGTTCTGGTCGAACATCCGCGCCGATGCGGCGGCGCGGGCCAAGAGCTTCCTCGCGCGATGA
- a CDS encoding isoprenyl transferase: MDGNGRWAKRRFLPRVAGHKAGAEAVRRTVTAAADMGLGALTLYAFSSENWRRPAEEVSDLMGILRHYLRKEVAELHKNGIRLRTIGDIGALEGDLIDLIREGVELTKDNSRLDFVLALNYGAQDEMVRAVRDIAREVAAGRLDPSAIEPGAIEARLDTSDLPPLDLIIRTSGERRLSNFLLWQAAYAELLFVDTLWPDFDADTLAAAIADFGARDRRFGGR, encoded by the coding sequence ATGGACGGCAATGGCCGCTGGGCGAAGCGCCGCTTCCTGCCGCGCGTGGCCGGCCACAAGGCGGGTGCGGAGGCGGTGCGCCGCACCGTCACCGCCGCGGCCGACATGGGGCTGGGCGCGCTGACGCTCTACGCTTTCTCGTCGGAGAACTGGCGCCGCCCGGCGGAGGAAGTCTCCGACCTGATGGGCATATTGCGCCATTATCTGCGCAAGGAAGTGGCGGAGCTTCACAAGAACGGCATTCGCCTGCGCACGATCGGCGATATCGGCGCGCTGGAAGGCGATCTGATCGATCTGATCCGCGAAGGCGTGGAGCTGACCAAGGACAATAGCCGGCTCGATTTCGTGCTGGCGCTCAATTACGGCGCGCAGGACGAAATGGTTCGCGCGGTGCGGGATATCGCGCGTGAAGTCGCGGCCGGGCGGCTCGATCCGTCGGCGATCGAGCCCGGCGCGATCGAGGCGCGGCTCGACACCAGCGATCTGCCCCCGCTCGATCTGATCATCCGTACCTCGGGCGAGCGGCGGTTGTCCAACTTCCTGTTGTGGCAGGCGGCCTATGCCGAACTTTTGTTCGTCGACACGCTCTGGCCCGATTTCGATGCCGATACGCTGGCCGCCGCGATCGCCGATTTCGGCGCGCGCGACCGCCGCTTCGGGGGCCGCTGA
- a CDS encoding M50 family metallopeptidase yields MTDQPGFLFTILAFLLVIGPLIFVHELGHYFAGRLCGVKADAFSIGFGREIMGYTDSRGTRWKLGWIPMGGYVKFAGDMNPASVPDPEWLNLPPEERAKTFQAKGVWQRFFIVAAGPITNFLVAIGIFMAFFAAYGQPRTPAVIAAVQEQGPAANAGLRIGDRVTAIEGRQVDTFDEMADIIRFRPNEKLRVDYVRDGRNATAWMTTGVDVERDRFGNEFRKGLIGVMSGQPLIEPVPLHQLPGAAVKQTFHIVRTMIDTLGQIISGRRSVKELGGPIKIAQVSGQQATLGWMNVVMLMALISINLGFINLLPIPMLDGGHLAFYLYEGVVRRPVPEKAMEWAFRSGLAVLLSFMIFVTLNDILSLDAFERLAGLIG; encoded by the coding sequence GTGACCGACCAGCCTGGTTTCCTGTTCACTATCCTCGCGTTCCTGCTCGTCATCGGGCCGCTGATCTTCGTCCACGAACTCGGCCATTATTTCGCCGGGCGGCTGTGCGGGGTGAAGGCCGATGCCTTCTCGATCGGCTTCGGGCGCGAGATCATGGGCTATACCGACAGTCGCGGCACCCGCTGGAAGCTCGGCTGGATCCCGATGGGCGGTTACGTCAAGTTTGCCGGGGACATGAACCCGGCCAGCGTGCCCGATCCCGAATGGCTCAACCTGCCGCCCGAGGAGCGCGCAAAGACCTTCCAGGCGAAGGGCGTGTGGCAGCGTTTCTTCATCGTCGCGGCGGGACCGATCACCAATTTCCTCGTCGCGATCGGCATCTTCATGGCCTTCTTCGCGGCCTATGGGCAGCCGCGCACCCCGGCCGTCATCGCGGCGGTGCAGGAACAGGGGCCGGCGGCCAATGCCGGCCTGCGCATCGGCGACCGCGTGACCGCGATCGAGGGGCGTCAGGTCGATACGTTCGACGAGATGGCGGACATCATCCGCTTCCGCCCGAACGAGAAGCTGCGCGTCGATTATGTCCGCGACGGCCGCAACGCGACCGCGTGGATGACCACCGGCGTCGATGTCGAGCGGGATCGCTTCGGCAACGAATTCCGCAAGGGGCTGATCGGCGTGATGTCCGGCCAGCCGCTGATCGAGCCGGTGCCGCTGCACCAGCTTCCGGGCGCCGCGGTCAAGCAGACCTTTCACATCGTCCGCACGATGATCGACACGCTGGGCCAGATCATCAGCGGCCGTCGATCGGTCAAGGAACTGGGCGGGCCGATCAAGATCGCGCAGGTCTCGGGTCAGCAGGCGACTTTGGGCTGGATGAACGTCGTAATGCTGATGGCGCTCATTTCGATTAATCTGGGATTCATCAACCTGTTGCCAATCCCCATGCTCGATGGCGGGCATCTCGCCTTCTACCTCTATGAAGGCGTCGTGCGCAGGCCGGTGCCCGAGAAGGCGATGGAATGGGCTTTCCGTTCGGGTTTGGCGGTGCTGTTGAGCTTCATGATCTTCGTTACGCTCAACGATATTCTCTCGCTGGATGCGTTCGAGCGGCTTGCCGGGTTGATCGGCTGA
- a CDS encoding 1-deoxy-D-xylulose-5-phosphate reductoisomerase, whose amino-acid sequence MGRSISILGATGSIGTSTLDLIERDPDAYRIEALTAQRDVAGLAAAARRTNARIAVIGDEALYADLKAALAGSDVEAAAGPDAIVEAAARGAEWTMAAIVGTAGLKPVMAALGQGGAVALANKEALVSAGELMTQAAQRHGATLLPVDSEHNAVFQCFDADRPNRIRKVTLTASGGPFREWSLDAMRAATPAQAVKHPNWSMGAKISVDSATLMNKGLELIEAHHLFPLGADAFDAVIHPQSVVHALVEYVDGSVLAQLGSPDMRTPIAHCLAWPDRMETPCRRLDLASIGRLDFAAPDLDRFPALGLAKDALAAGGARPAILNAANEIAVAAFLGGRIGFLDIALTVAKVLDRYDPPAPAHLDDVLAIDAEARRVALAATEVLAA is encoded by the coding sequence ATGGGGCGTAGCATTTCCATTCTCGGGGCGACGGGATCGATCGGCACATCGACCCTCGACCTGATCGAGCGCGATCCCGATGCGTATCGGATCGAGGCGCTGACGGCGCAGCGCGACGTGGCCGGCCTCGCCGCCGCCGCGCGCCGCACCAACGCGCGGATCGCGGTGATTGGGGATGAAGCGCTCTACGCCGATCTGAAGGCCGCGCTGGCCGGTTCGGATGTCGAGGCCGCTGCCGGTCCCGATGCGATCGTCGAGGCTGCGGCGCGCGGCGCCGAATGGACGATGGCGGCGATCGTCGGCACTGCGGGGCTCAAGCCGGTCATGGCCGCGCTGGGGCAGGGTGGGGCGGTCGCCCTCGCCAACAAGGAGGCTCTGGTCTCCGCCGGCGAGTTGATGACGCAGGCGGCGCAGCGCCACGGCGCGACTTTGCTGCCGGTCGATTCCGAACATAATGCCGTCTTCCAATGCTTCGATGCCGACCGGCCGAACCGCATCCGCAAGGTGACGCTGACCGCCAGCGGCGGCCCGTTCCGCGAATGGAGCCTCGATGCGATGCGCGCCGCCACGCCCGCACAGGCGGTGAAGCATCCCAACTGGTCGATGGGCGCGAAAATCTCGGTCGATTCGGCCACCCTGATGAACAAGGGGCTCGAACTGATCGAGGCGCACCACCTGTTCCCGCTGGGCGCCGACGCTTTCGATGCGGTGATCCATCCGCAGTCGGTGGTCCACGCGCTCGTCGAATATGTCGATGGGTCGGTGCTCGCGCAGCTCGGTTCGCCCGACATGCGGACCCCGATCGCGCACTGCCTTGCCTGGCCGGACCGGATGGAGACGCCATGTCGCCGGCTCGATCTCGCCAGCATCGGCCGGCTCGATTTTGCCGCGCCCGATCTCGATCGCTTCCCAGCACTCGGCCTCGCCAAGGATGCGCTGGCGGCGGGCGGGGCGCGTCCCGCGATCCTGAACGCGGCCAACGAGATTGCCGTCGCGGCCTTTCTGGGCGGGCGGATCGGTTTTCTCGATATCGCGTTAACGGTCGCGAAGGTCCTCGACCGCTACGATCCGCCGGCGCCCGCGCATCTCGACGATGTGCTGGCGATCGATGCCGAGGCGCGTAGGGTCGCCCTTGCGGCTACGGAGGTTCTTGCGGCGTGA
- the bamA gene encoding outer membrane protein assembly factor BamA: MLPALLVGTVLGGLPAPLLAQRSGAAPVPAPTAPAATPAPTGAAAIRGTIKQVNVAGSQRLEADTVRSYVKLRAGEEYSAEMLDQALKDLYATELFADVQVRDENGVITLQVRENPIINRVVLEGNKRLKSEKINPEIKLAPRQIFTRSKVRADINRIIELYRRQGRFAATIEPKMVNLDQNRVDIIFEIHEGDKSKVRKINIIGNEKFSDGRLRGEMATKQSGITKIFSSGTSYDPDRLAYDQQKMRQFYLTNGYADFRVVSAIAELTPDKKDFIITYVVEEGERYKFGEVDLTSDIRDIKAADFKYMLPMKKGDWYNAKMVEDTVDSITEATGLFGFTPDVSPDFQRDKDERTMSVTFKIADSPRVYVERVDINGNTHTKDKVVRREFRLSEGDAFNSFKVKRSRDRINSLGFFQEKFEVEQKPGSQPDRVILEANVEEKSTGELQVSAGYSSLEKFIVDLSIRERNFMGKGQEVRASVSYSTYSKSIELGFTEPYLFDRNIAVGFDVFRRDYNSFNFAGNSRQTTYEQTTTGFQLRAGVPLTEFVTLAMRYGLSYDEVSLDQSTFFSGGRCDPLLAGRYLCDALGNRLISSVGYSLVFDNLNNRVRPTRGNRVVFGQDFAGLGGDVRYIRTTFNAAKYWGLGSGFVFSTSLEGGYIKGLGQSIRLTDRFYLGNPDMRGFGIRGVGPRVRRFPYDVSNPNAPVLLTDRQSYTDDALGGTAYYKARAELEIPLGNGARELGLRPSIFMDVGAVFGIKDPTTTDGCNSPPNTPTNCNLIQRARTDGNGNQLYYSRDPNDLVSTDPLTISSTPSAFAVIDQLPVYKEQFFGDSAKPRVAVGIGVNWNSPFGPFRIDIAKALLKEPGDRAKTFNFNVGTQF; this comes from the coding sequence ATGCTGCCGGCACTTCTGGTCGGTACGGTCCTGGGAGGATTGCCCGCCCCGCTGCTCGCGCAGCGTTCGGGCGCGGCACCTGTTCCGGCACCCACCGCCCCGGCGGCAACGCCCGCGCCCACCGGCGCGGCGGCGATCCGCGGTACGATCAAGCAGGTCAACGTGGCCGGATCGCAGCGTTTGGAAGCGGATACGGTCCGTTCGTATGTGAAGCTGCGCGCGGGCGAAGAATATTCGGCCGAAATGCTCGATCAGGCGCTCAAGGATCTCTACGCGACCGAGCTGTTCGCCGACGTGCAGGTGCGTGACGAAAACGGCGTCATCACGCTGCAGGTGCGCGAAAACCCGATCATCAACCGCGTCGTTCTGGAAGGTAACAAGCGGCTGAAGTCGGAAAAGATCAATCCCGAGATCAAGCTGGCCCCGCGCCAGATCTTCACGCGCTCCAAGGTGCGCGCCGACATCAACCGCATCATCGAACTCTATCGTCGCCAGGGCCGCTTCGCCGCGACGATCGAGCCGAAGATGGTCAACCTCGATCAGAACCGCGTCGACATCATCTTCGAAATCCACGAAGGCGATAAGTCGAAGGTCCGCAAGATCAACATCATCGGGAACGAGAAGTTCTCCGACGGCCGCCTGCGCGGCGAGATGGCGACCAAGCAGAGCGGCATCACCAAGATCTTCTCGTCGGGCACCAGCTACGATCCCGATCGTCTGGCCTATGACCAGCAGAAGATGCGCCAGTTCTACCTGACGAACGGCTATGCCGACTTCCGCGTCGTTTCGGCGATCGCCGAGCTGACGCCGGACAAGAAGGACTTCATCATCACCTACGTGGTGGAGGAGGGCGAGCGCTACAAATTCGGCGAAGTCGATCTGACCAGCGACATTCGCGACATCAAGGCAGCCGACTTCAAGTATATGCTGCCGATGAAGAAGGGCGACTGGTACAACGCCAAGATGGTTGAGGACACGGTGGACTCGATCACCGAAGCGACCGGCCTGTTCGGCTTCACCCCCGACGTCAGCCCCGATTTCCAGCGCGACAAGGATGAGCGGACGATGTCCGTCACCTTCAAGATCGCGGATTCGCCGCGCGTCTATGTCGAGCGCGTCGACATCAACGGCAACACGCATACCAAGGACAAGGTTGTCCGTCGCGAATTCCGTCTGTCGGAAGGCGATGCGTTCAACAGCTTCAAGGTGAAGCGTTCGCGCGACCGCATCAACTCGCTCGGCTTCTTCCAGGAGAAGTTCGAGGTCGAGCAAAAGCCGGGTTCGCAGCCCGATCGCGTCATCCTGGAGGCCAATGTCGAAGAAAAGTCGACCGGCGAACTGCAGGTGTCGGCAGGCTATTCGAGCCTTGAGAAGTTCATCGTCGATCTGTCGATCCGCGAACGCAACTTCATGGGCAAGGGCCAGGAAGTGCGCGCCAGCGTCTCCTACTCGACCTATTCGAAGTCGATCGAGCTGGGCTTCACCGAACCCTATCTGTTCGATCGCAACATCGCGGTCGGCTTCGACGTGTTCCGCCGCGATTACAACTCGTTCAACTTCGCAGGTAACAGCCGCCAGACGACCTACGAACAGACGACCACCGGTTTCCAGCTGCGCGCCGGCGTGCCGCTGACCGAGTTCGTCACGCTCGCGATGCGTTATGGCCTGAGCTATGACGAAGTGTCGCTCGACCAGTCGACCTTCTTCAGCGGCGGCCGATGCGATCCGCTGCTCGCGGGCCGCTATCTCTGCGACGCACTCGGCAACCGCCTGATCTCGTCGGTCGGCTACAGCCTTGTGTTCGACAATCTGAACAATCGCGTTCGCCCGACCCGCGGCAATCGCGTCGTGTTCGGTCAGGACTTTGCCGGCCTCGGCGGTGACGTGCGCTACATCCGCACCACCTTCAACGCCGCCAAATATTGGGGTCTGGGATCGGGCTTCGTCTTCTCGACCTCGCTCGAAGGCGGCTATATCAAGGGCCTCGGCCAGTCGATCCGCCTTACCGATCGCTTCTATCTGGGCAATCCGGATATGCGCGGCTTCGGTATTCGCGGCGTCGGCCCGCGCGTCCGCCGCTTCCCGTATGACGTGAGCAATCCGAACGCGCCGGTGCTGCTGACCGACCGTCAGAGCTACACCGACGACGCGCTGGGTGGCACGGCCTATTACAAGGCGCGCGCCGAACTCGAAATCCCGCTGGGCAATGGTGCGCGCGAACTGGGCCTGCGTCCGTCGATCTTCATGGATGTCGGCGCCGTCTTCGGCATCAAGGATCCGACGACGACCGACGGTTGTAACTCGCCGCCCAACACGCCGACCAACTGTAACCTGATCCAGCGCGCGCGCACCGATGGTAATGGCAACCAGCTTTACTATAGTCGCGATCCCAACGATCTGGTGTCGACCGATCCGTTGACGATCTCGTCGACGCCGAGCGCCTTTGCTGTCATCGATCAGCTGCCCGTTTATAAGGAGCAGTTCTTCGGCGACTCTGCTAAGCCGCGTGTCGCGGTCGGCATCGGCGTCAACTGGAACTCGCCGTTCGGACCGTTCCGTATCGATATTGCCAAGGCTCTGCTGAAGGAGCCGGGTGACCGTGCCAAAACCTTCAATTTCAACGTAGGGACACAGTTCTGA
- a CDS encoding metallophosphoesterase family protein, with protein sequence MTRLFHVSDLHFGREDREAVDWFADRVHSEKPDAVIVTGDLTMRAKKAEFAAASAYLSALNVPVTVEPGNHDLPLYNPFKRLFRPYKHFRRLEAKIERPLDLASIWLVPLKTTARFQLRNWSKGWVSERGLAKAIACLRRKPAGAVGVVACHHPLVDREDLESQARTRGGSEALDALVEAGAEAVLSGHVHDPFDVEWRATIGSIRMVGAGTLSERVRASPPSFNELCVEDGQLTVRVRAMA encoded by the coding sequence ATGACGCGGCTCTTTCATGTCAGCGATCTGCACTTCGGCCGCGAGGATCGCGAGGCGGTCGATTGGTTCGCGGATCGGGTCCACAGCGAAAAGCCCGACGCCGTGATCGTGACCGGCGACCTGACGATGCGCGCCAAGAAGGCCGAATTCGCCGCCGCCAGCGCCTATCTCTCCGCGCTGAACGTGCCGGTGACGGTGGAGCCGGGCAATCACGATCTGCCGCTCTACAACCCGTTCAAGCGGCTGTTCCGCCCCTACAAGCATTTCAGGAGGCTGGAGGCCAAGATCGAGCGCCCGCTCGACCTCGCGTCGATCTGGCTGGTGCCGCTGAAGACGACGGCGCGATTTCAGCTGCGCAACTGGTCGAAAGGCTGGGTGTCCGAACGCGGGCTGGCCAAGGCGATCGCCTGCCTGCGCCGCAAGCCTGCCGGCGCGGTGGGCGTTGTCGCCTGCCATCACCCGCTGGTCGATCGTGAGGATCTGGAATCGCAGGCGCGCACGCGCGGCGGCAGCGAGGCGCTCGATGCTTTGGTGGAGGCGGGCGCGGAGGCCGTGCTGAGCGGCCATGTCCATGATCCGTTCGACGTCGAATGGCGCGCGACGATCGGATCGATCCGGATGGTCGGCGCGGGCACATTGTCCGAACGGGTCCGCGCCAGCCCCCCGTCGTTCAACGAATTGTGCGTGGAGGACGGCCAATTGACCGTCCGCGTGCGGGCGATGGCCTAA
- the ruvX gene encoding Holliday junction resolvase RuvX produces the protein MILSSNLDFREALPDRGRLAGLDVGTKTIGVALCDAGWTIASPAETIARTKFSVDAAKLRAIVAAQSVKGIVVGLPLNLDGTDSPRTQSVRQFARNIDALGVPILLWDERWSTAAVTRTLLEADASRARRAELVDKLAAAYILQGAIDAMI, from the coding sequence ATGATCCTGTCGTCCAATCTCGATTTTCGCGAAGCACTGCCCGATCGCGGGCGGCTGGCGGGGCTTGACGTCGGCACCAAGACGATCGGCGTGGCGTTGTGCGACGCCGGCTGGACGATCGCCAGCCCGGCCGAGACGATCGCGCGCACCAAGTTCAGCGTCGACGCTGCCAAGCTGCGCGCGATCGTGGCCGCGCAATCGGTGAAGGGGATCGTCGTCGGTCTCCCCCTCAACCTTGACGGCACGGACAGTCCGCGCACCCAGTCGGTGCGGCAGTTCGCGCGCAATATCGATGCACTGGGCGTGCCGATCCTGCTGTGGGACGAACGCTGGTCGACCGCCGCCGTCACCCGCACCCTGCTGGAGGCCGACGCCAGCCGCGCGCGGCGCGCCGAACTGGTCGACAAGCTGGCCGCCGCATACATCCTGCAGGGCGCGATCGACGCGATGATCTGA
- a CDS encoding phosphatidate cytidylyltransferase has product MSRELRTRILSGIVMIAVALGALLYGDIAFWALVAVLSVTMMHEWAMMAGVPKWKWALAVGVALMLQAYSLYFDASVPVRDPGSLATEAVMIAGLSAILLAVVTFTARLGWGLLYATLPALALLYLREQPAGLALALFTMVIVWATDIGAYFAGRTIGGPKLAPKLSPNKTWAGLIGGAVAAEIVGSLVAWQMGLPMILASACAPLAVLAQMGDLFESWLKRISGVKDSGRILPGHGGVLDRLDGLVPVAVIMAALVAAGVLHGA; this is encoded by the coding sequence ATGAGCCGCGAGCTTCGGACGCGAATCCTGTCGGGGATCGTGATGATCGCCGTGGCGCTGGGTGCGCTCCTCTATGGCGACATCGCCTTCTGGGCGCTGGTGGCGGTGCTCTCCGTGACGATGATGCACGAATGGGCGATGATGGCGGGCGTGCCTAAGTGGAAATGGGCGCTGGCCGTCGGCGTCGCGCTCATGCTGCAGGCCTATTCGCTCTATTTCGACGCCAGCGTGCCGGTGCGTGATCCCGGATCGCTCGCGACCGAGGCGGTGATGATCGCCGGCTTGTCCGCGATCCTGCTCGCGGTCGTCACCTTCACCGCGCGGCTCGGTTGGGGGCTGCTCTATGCGACCCTGCCGGCGCTGGCCCTCCTCTATCTGCGCGAACAGCCGGCGGGCCTTGCGCTTGCTCTGTTCACGATGGTGATCGTCTGGGCGACCGATATCGGCGCCTATTTCGCCGGCCGCACGATCGGCGGGCCGAAGCTCGCGCCGAAGCTCAGCCCGAACAAGACCTGGGCGGGGCTGATCGGCGGCGCGGTCGCGGCCGAAATCGTGGGATCGCTGGTCGCGTGGCAGATGGGGCTGCCGATGATCCTCGCTTCGGCCTGCGCGCCGCTTGCGGTGCTGGCGCAGATGGGCGATCTTTTCGAGAGCTGGCTGAAACGCATTTCGGGCGTGAAGGACAGCGGCAGGATCCTGCCGGGGCATGGCGGCGTGCTCGATCGGCTCGATGGGCTGGTGCCGGTGGCGGTGATCATGGCGGCTTTGGTGGCCGCAGGGGTGTTGCATGGGGCGTAG
- a CDS encoding OmpH family outer membrane protein translates to MISKLKIAALAAGAALASVSAPALAQFDASQGTAVINLDAAIVQTNAFKTAEGQIKTTYAAQITQVQTRQTALQTELTPLRTEIENLQKNPATPKATLDAKIAAFQTKAQTAQTELQRLAAPFARAEAYAKEQITAKLEAAVRAAMTAKKVSVALQPDSVVLATPAGDLTPDVVTQLNALVPSVSITPPANWQPGQAQQAQGAPAGR, encoded by the coding sequence ATGATTTCCAAGCTGAAGATCGCGGCGCTTGCCGCCGGCGCTGCGCTCGCCTCGGTTTCCGCGCCCGCGCTGGCGCAGTTTGACGCGAGCCAGGGCACCGCGGTGATCAATCTCGACGCCGCCATCGTCCAGACCAACGCCTTCAAGACCGCCGAAGGCCAGATCAAGACGACCTATGCCGCGCAGATCACGCAGGTGCAGACCCGTCAGACCGCGCTCCAGACCGAGCTGACCCCGCTGCGCACCGAGATCGAGAACCTCCAGAAGAACCCGGCGACGCCGAAGGCCACGCTGGACGCCAAGATCGCGGCTTTCCAGACCAAGGCGCAGACCGCGCAGACCGAATTGCAGCGCCTCGCCGCGCCGTTCGCCCGCGCCGAAGCTTATGCCAAGGAACAGATCACCGCGAAGCTCGAGGCCGCCGTGCGCGCCGCGATGACCGCGAAGAAGGTTTCGGTCGCGCTGCAGCCCGACTCGGTCGTGCTCGCCACCCCGGCCGGCGATCTGACCCCCGACGTCGTGACCCAGCTCAACGCGCTGGTCCCCAGCGTCTCGATCACGCCGCCGGCCAACTGGCAGCCGGGCCAGGCCCAGCAGGCGCAGGGCGCCCCGGCGGGTCGCTGA
- the frr gene encoding ribosome recycling factor, whose product MAAYDKADLERRMAGAVEALKSDLVGLRTGRASVNLLDPVTVEVYGAHMPLNQVATVTAPEPRLLSVQVWDKSSVGPADKAIRSAGLGLNPIVDGQTLRIPIPDLTEERRKELAKLAGQYAEKARVAVRNVRRDGMDNLKTDEKKGEISEDDRKRRETEVQKLTDSTIAELDAAAAAKEKEILGK is encoded by the coding sequence ATGGCCGCCTATGATAAAGCCGATCTCGAACGCCGTATGGCGGGTGCCGTCGAAGCGCTGAAAAGCGATCTGGTCGGCCTGCGCACCGGCCGCGCTTCGGTGAACCTGCTCGATCCGGTGACGGTTGAGGTATATGGTGCCCATATGCCGCTCAATCAGGTCGCCACCGTCACCGCGCCCGAGCCCCGGCTGCTGTCGGTGCAGGTGTGGGACAAGTCGAGCGTCGGCCCGGCCGACAAGGCGATCCGTTCGGCGGGCCTCGGCCTCAACCCGATCGTCGATGGCCAGACGCTGCGCATTCCGATTCCCGACCTGACCGAGGAGCGCCGCAAGGAACTCGCCAAGCTCGCCGGCCAATATGCCGAAAAGGCGCGCGTCGCCGTCCGCAACGTCCGCCGCGACGGTATGGACAATCTCAAGACCGACGAGAAGAAGGGCGAGATCAGCGAGGATGATCGCAAGCGCCGCGAAACCGAGGTCCAGAAGCTGACCGACAGCACGATCGCCGAACTCGATGCGGCGGCGGCGGCCAAGGAAAAGGAAATCCTGGGTAAGTGA
- the fabZ gene encoding 3-hydroxyacyl-ACP dehydratase FabZ, which translates to MTDEVAGAAGEGAIGPLDIRRVMAAIPHRYPMLLVDRVETLVPNERISAIKAVTINEPFFAGHFPGRPIMPGVLIVEALAQAAGVLAVESLGLAGTGKLVYFMSIDEVKFRTPVEPGVLLRLDAAFVQKRASVCKFEGKAYLGDKLAAQANFTAMIADPPKD; encoded by the coding sequence ATGACGGACGAAGTGGCAGGTGCTGCAGGCGAGGGGGCCATCGGTCCCCTCGACATCCGGCGGGTGATGGCGGCGATCCCGCATCGCTATCCGATGTTGCTGGTCGATCGGGTCGAAACGCTGGTGCCCAATGAGCGCATCTCGGCGATCAAGGCCGTGACGATCAACGAACCCTTCTTCGCCGGCCACTTCCCCGGCCGCCCGATCATGCCGGGCGTGCTGATCGTCGAGGCGCTGGCGCAGGCCGCGGGCGTGCTCGCGGTCGAATCGCTCGGCCTCGCGGGGACGGGCAAGCTTGTCTATTTCATGTCGATCGACGAGGTGAAGTTCCGCACCCCCGTCGAGCCCGGCGTGCTGCTGCGTCTCGACGCCGCCTTCGTTCAGAAGCGCGCGAGCGTCTGCAAGTTCGAAGGCAAGGCCTATCTGGGCGACAAGCTCGCTGCGCAGGCCAATTTCACCGCGATGATCGCCGATCCGCCCAAGGATTGA